In the genome of Taurinivorans muris, one region contains:
- a CDS encoding GspE/PulE family protein has translation MPMNYDDFLLGKEEKELFSRQAQRENVPLANVLYAENRITETQYLSLLSQEFGISHVPDMKNLINQEHSPWSANFEEICLFSIQWLRKNIVIPLYYNNIPVLGICNIQSWSIKQELEFLLQKQFIFPVLLEKESVQYLINLAFNSVSQENSEELLQQSENKSVDFDDDTIDDVLDDSNETPFIRFVNHVLAQAIRLGASDIHIEPYREESRIRFRLDGVLYDKNKLEKSHHAAVVSRIKVMAKLNIAEKRLPQDGRITIALGDREVGLRVSTLPTSFGERVVLRLLEKSERILSLNELGLTPSCFAVMKEFISMPNGIILVTGPTGSGKTTTLYAALQEIASPSRNILTIEDPVEYELDGIGQVQVNTKIGLTFANGLRTLVRQDPDVILIGEIRDQETASIAVQSALTGHLVFSTLHTNDAPSAITRLLDMDVESFLLSSVLRGVIAQRLVRVLCPHCKTAYSPNKDEMLKLGRAAEHMQNNTLYKPQGCPECMNTGYKGRIAIYEMMPIHEKMKKLIVDKTDSATIRQFAEENGMYSLYLDGMIKVAQGITSLTELTRVINA, from the coding sequence ATGCCTATGAATTATGATGATTTTTTATTGGGTAAAGAAGAAAAAGAGCTTTTTTCCCGGCAGGCGCAGAGAGAAAACGTCCCTCTCGCGAACGTGCTGTACGCTGAAAACCGCATAACCGAAACGCAATACCTTTCTTTGCTTTCGCAGGAATTCGGAATCAGCCATGTGCCGGATATGAAAAATCTCATAAATCAGGAACATTCCCCATGGTCTGCTAATTTTGAGGAAATATGCCTTTTTTCAATCCAATGGTTAAGAAAAAATATTGTAATTCCGCTCTATTACAACAATATTCCCGTACTTGGGATTTGTAACATACAATCATGGTCCATAAAACAGGAACTTGAATTTTTATTGCAGAAACAATTCATTTTTCCGGTTTTGCTGGAAAAAGAAAGCGTCCAGTATCTCATCAATTTGGCTTTCAACTCCGTAAGCCAAGAAAATTCCGAAGAACTGCTTCAGCAGTCGGAAAACAAATCCGTTGATTTCGACGATGACACGATTGACGATGTTCTTGACGACAGCAACGAAACCCCGTTCATCCGCTTCGTCAACCATGTTCTTGCGCAGGCGATAAGGCTCGGCGCAAGCGATATCCATATTGAGCCGTATCGGGAGGAGTCGCGTATCCGCTTTCGCTTGGACGGGGTCTTGTACGATAAAAACAAATTGGAAAAATCCCACCATGCCGCGGTCGTTTCCCGTATCAAGGTCATGGCGAAACTGAATATCGCGGAAAAAAGGCTTCCTCAGGACGGAAGAATAACCATAGCCTTAGGGGACAGGGAGGTCGGACTGCGTGTTTCAACCCTGCCCACTTCTTTCGGCGAAAGGGTTGTGCTGCGTTTGCTTGAAAAATCCGAAAGGATACTCTCTTTGAACGAACTGGGGCTCACCCCCTCCTGCTTTGCCGTGATGAAAGAATTTATCAGCATGCCCAACGGAATTATTCTGGTCACAGGTCCGACCGGCAGCGGAAAAACGACAACCCTTTATGCCGCCTTGCAGGAAATAGCCTCTCCCAGCAGGAATATCCTCACCATCGAAGACCCGGTGGAATATGAGCTTGACGGTATCGGGCAGGTCCAAGTCAACACAAAAATCGGGCTGACTTTCGCCAACGGGTTAAGAACCTTGGTGCGCCAAGACCCCGACGTCATCCTCATCGGTGAAATCCGCGATCAGGAAACCGCCTCCATAGCCGTGCAGTCCGCCCTTACCGGACACCTTGTTTTTTCAACCCTGCACACGAACGACGCCCCAAGCGCCATTACCCGCCTGCTTGATATGGATGTGGAATCGTTTTTATTGAGCTCGGTATTGCGGGGAGTCATTGCGCAAAGACTAGTCCGTGTGCTTTGCCCGCATTGCAAAACAGCCTATTCACCGAATAAAGACGAAATGCTGAAACTCGGCAGGGCGGCGGAACATATGCAAAACAATACCCTCTATAAACCGCAGGGCTGTCCGGAATGCATGAATACCGGATACAAAGGAAGAATTGCGATTTATGAGATGATGCCTATTCATGAAAAAATGAAAAAATTGATCGTGGACAAAACCGATTCCGCAACAATCAGGCAATTTGCGGAAGAAAACGGAATGTACAGCCTTTATCTTGACGGAATGATCAAAGTAGCCCAAGGAATAACTTCCCTGACGGAACTGACAAGAGTAATCAATGCGTAA